In Cyclopterus lumpus isolate fCycLum1 chromosome 17, fCycLum1.pri, whole genome shotgun sequence, a genomic segment contains:
- the afg3l2 gene encoding AFG3-like protein 2 isoform X1, whose product MAHRYLRLCAGYTSTSRLLRAPNAAARPVMCSSAAGQVERGRSLLSDLLGVYTRLSSRPPKGFEKYFPGSQNTPKNSEAEAATKEAKPANAQRSSGGGGGGKGGGRAGGGDGKREGRREESHWYSRLQKGDVPWDDKEFRMYLLSGAVFWTTVTYYFFFRDGGREVTWKDFVNNYLSKEVVDRLEVVNKRYVKVVFSPGKTPVDGQYVWFNIGSVDTFERNLETAQYELGIEGENRLPVVYSTESDGTFLLSMLPTVLIIGFLLFMLRRGPAGAGRPGRGMGGLFSVSETTAKILKDEIDVKFKDVAGCEEAKLEIMEFVNFLKNPKQYEDLGAKIPKGAILTGPPGTGKTLLAKATAGEANVPFITVNGSEFLEMFVGVGPARVRDLFVMARKNAPCILFIDEIDAVGRKRGRGNFGGQSEQENTLNQLLVEMDGFNTATNVVVLAGTNRPDILDPALMRPGRFDRQIYIGHPDIKGRASIFKVHLRPLKLEVDLDKDALARKMAALTPGFSGADIANVCNEAALIAARHLSDAINQKHFEQAIERVIGGLEKKTQVLQPEEKKTVAYHEAGHAVAGWFLEHADPLLKVSIIPRGKGLGYAQYLPREQYLYTKEQLLDRMCMTLGGRVSEEIFFGRITTGAQDDLRKVTQSAYAQIVQFGMNAKVGQVSFDLPRQGEMVLEKPYSEATARLIDTEVRILISEAHQRTHRLLSDKKPEVEKVALRLLEKEVLDKSDMVELLGKRPFIEKSTYEDFVEGTGSMDEDTTLPEGLKDWNQERKDEEESPEEQVARQISGGMPF is encoded by the exons ATGGCTCACCGCTACCTGCGGCTGTGCGCCGGCTACACGAGCACCTCCCGGCTGCTGCGGGCCCCCAACGCTGCGGCCCGGCCG GTGATGTGTTCGAGCGCTGCGGGACAGGTagagagggggcggagcctgctGAGTGACCTGCTGGGAGTTTACACGAGGCTGAGCTCCAGACCACCGAAAG GTTTTGAGAAATATTTTCCAGGAAGTCAGAACACTCCAAAAAACAGTGAAGCCGAAGCAGCAACCAAAG AGGCCAAACCTGCCAACGCTCAGAGATCttctggtggaggaggaggtggaaaagGTGGAGgtagagcaggaggaggagatggaaaacGAGAAGGCCGCAGGGAGGAGTCCCATTGGTACAGCCGTCTCCAGAAG GGGGATGTTCCCTGGGATGATAAAGAGTTTCGGATGTACTTGCTGAGCGGAGCAGTGTTCTGGACCACCGTCACCTATTATTTCTTCTTTAGGGACGGCGGACGAGAAGTCACCTGGAAGGACTTTGTCAACAACTACCTGTCCAAAGAAGTG GTGGACCGACTAGAGGTGGTCAACAAGCGTTATGTTAAAGTGGTCTTCTCTCCGGGGAAGACGCCGGTGGACGGG caGTATGTGTGGTTCAACATCGGCAGTGTGGACACGTTTGAGAGGAATCTGGAGACGGCTCAGTATGAGCTTGGCATTGAGGGAGAGAACAGACTGCCGGTGGTTTATTCCACAGAGAGCGATGG CACCTTTCTACTGAGCATGCTCCCCACGGTGCTCATCATTGGCTTCCTGCTATTCATGCTGCGGCGGGGCCCGGCGGGGGCGGGGCGTCCTGGCCGGGGGATGGGCGGCTTGTTCAGCGTCAGTGAGACGACGGCGAAGATACTGAAAGACGAGATCGATGTGAAGTTCAAAGATGTGGCCGGCTGTGAGGAGGCCAAGCTGGAGATCATGGAGTTCGTCAACTTCCTGAAGAACCCCAAACAGTACGAGGACCTGGGTGCTAAAATCCCCAAG GGAGCCATCTTGACGGGTCCTCCTGGAACAGGAAAGACTCTTCTGGCCAAAGCAACGGCCGGTGAGGCCAATGTACCATTTATCACCGTCAACGGCTCAGAGTTCCTGGAGATGTTTGTGGGCGTCGGTCCTGCCAgg GTTAGGGATCTGTTCGTCATGGCGAGAAAGAACGCTCCCTGCATTCTTTTCATCGACGAGATCGACGCCGTGGGGCGGAAGCGAGGACGAGGAAACTTCGGCGGACAGAGCGAGCAGGAGAACACGCTGAACCAGCTGCTGGTGGAGATGGACG GCTTCAACACAGCCACCAACGTTGTAGTTCTAGCAGGAACCAACAGACCCGACATACTGGACCCGGCTCTGATGAGACCCGGACGCTTCGACAGGCAGATCTATATCG GACATCCTGATATTAAAGGGCGAGCGTCCATCTTTAAAGTCCACCTGCGTCCTCTGAAGCTGGAGGTGGACTTGGACAAAGACGCTCTGGCCAGGAAGATGGCCGCCCTCACACCTGGATTCTCAG gtGCCGATATCGCCAACGTCTGTAATGAGGCGGCTCTGATCGCCGCTCGCCACCTTTCAGACGCCATCAACCAGAAACACTTTGAGCAGGCCATCGAGAGAGTGATCGGAG GTCTGGAGAAGAAGACTCAGGTGCTGCAgccggaggagaagaagacggTGGCGTATCACGAGGCGGGGCACGCTGTGGCAGGATGGTTCCTGGAGCACGCCGACCCTCTGCTGAAG GTGTCCATCATCCCCAGAGGGAAGGGTCTGGGTTACGCTCAGTACCTTCCCAGAGAGCAGTACCTGTACACCAAAGAGCAGCTGCTGGACCGCATGTGTATGACTCTGGGAGGCAGAGTCTCCGAGGAGATCTTCTTCGGTCGGATCACCACCGGAGCCCAGGACGACCTCCGAAAGGTCACGCAGAGCGCCTAcgcacag ATCGTTCAGTTCGGGATGAACGCGAAGGTGGGCCAGGTGTCCTTCGACCTCCCCCGGCAGGGTGAGATGGTTCTGGAGAAACCGTACAGCGAAGCCACGGCTCGTCTCATCGACACCGAGGTTCGAATTCTCATCAGCGAGGCGCACCAGAGAACCCACCGACTGCTAAGTGacaagaagccggaggtggagAAG GTGGCTCTGCGGCTGCTCGAGAAGGAGGTTCTGGATAAGAGCGAcatggtggagctgctgggtaAACGTCCATTCATAGAGAAGTCGACGTATGAAGACTTTGTGGAGGGAACCGGCAGCATGGACGAAGACACCACGCTGCCGGAGGGTCTGAAGGACTGGAACCAGGAGaggaaggacgaggaggagagccCGGAGGAGCAGGTGGCCCGGCAGATCTCTGGAGGAATGCCTTTCTAG
- the afg3l2 gene encoding AFG3-like protein 2 isoform X2, translated as MAHRYLRLCAGYTSTSRLLRAPNAAARPVMCSSAAGQVERGRSLLSDLLGVYTRLSSRPPKGFEKYFPGSQNTPKNSEAEAATKEAKPANAQRSSGGGGGGKGGGRAGGGDGKREGRREESHWYSRLQKGDVPWDDKEFRMYLLSGAVFWTTVTYYFFFRDGGREVTWKDFVNNYLSKEVVDRLEVVNKRYVKVVFSPGKTPVDGYVWFNIGSVDTFERNLETAQYELGIEGENRLPVVYSTESDGTFLLSMLPTVLIIGFLLFMLRRGPAGAGRPGRGMGGLFSVSETTAKILKDEIDVKFKDVAGCEEAKLEIMEFVNFLKNPKQYEDLGAKIPKGAILTGPPGTGKTLLAKATAGEANVPFITVNGSEFLEMFVGVGPARVRDLFVMARKNAPCILFIDEIDAVGRKRGRGNFGGQSEQENTLNQLLVEMDGFNTATNVVVLAGTNRPDILDPALMRPGRFDRQIYIGHPDIKGRASIFKVHLRPLKLEVDLDKDALARKMAALTPGFSGADIANVCNEAALIAARHLSDAINQKHFEQAIERVIGGLEKKTQVLQPEEKKTVAYHEAGHAVAGWFLEHADPLLKVSIIPRGKGLGYAQYLPREQYLYTKEQLLDRMCMTLGGRVSEEIFFGRITTGAQDDLRKVTQSAYAQIVQFGMNAKVGQVSFDLPRQGEMVLEKPYSEATARLIDTEVRILISEAHQRTHRLLSDKKPEVEKVALRLLEKEVLDKSDMVELLGKRPFIEKSTYEDFVEGTGSMDEDTTLPEGLKDWNQERKDEEESPEEQVARQISGGMPF; from the exons ATGGCTCACCGCTACCTGCGGCTGTGCGCCGGCTACACGAGCACCTCCCGGCTGCTGCGGGCCCCCAACGCTGCGGCCCGGCCG GTGATGTGTTCGAGCGCTGCGGGACAGGTagagagggggcggagcctgctGAGTGACCTGCTGGGAGTTTACACGAGGCTGAGCTCCAGACCACCGAAAG GTTTTGAGAAATATTTTCCAGGAAGTCAGAACACTCCAAAAAACAGTGAAGCCGAAGCAGCAACCAAAG AGGCCAAACCTGCCAACGCTCAGAGATCttctggtggaggaggaggtggaaaagGTGGAGgtagagcaggaggaggagatggaaaacGAGAAGGCCGCAGGGAGGAGTCCCATTGGTACAGCCGTCTCCAGAAG GGGGATGTTCCCTGGGATGATAAAGAGTTTCGGATGTACTTGCTGAGCGGAGCAGTGTTCTGGACCACCGTCACCTATTATTTCTTCTTTAGGGACGGCGGACGAGAAGTCACCTGGAAGGACTTTGTCAACAACTACCTGTCCAAAGAAGTG GTGGACCGACTAGAGGTGGTCAACAAGCGTTATGTTAAAGTGGTCTTCTCTCCGGGGAAGACGCCGGTGGACGGG TATGTGTGGTTCAACATCGGCAGTGTGGACACGTTTGAGAGGAATCTGGAGACGGCTCAGTATGAGCTTGGCATTGAGGGAGAGAACAGACTGCCGGTGGTTTATTCCACAGAGAGCGATGG CACCTTTCTACTGAGCATGCTCCCCACGGTGCTCATCATTGGCTTCCTGCTATTCATGCTGCGGCGGGGCCCGGCGGGGGCGGGGCGTCCTGGCCGGGGGATGGGCGGCTTGTTCAGCGTCAGTGAGACGACGGCGAAGATACTGAAAGACGAGATCGATGTGAAGTTCAAAGATGTGGCCGGCTGTGAGGAGGCCAAGCTGGAGATCATGGAGTTCGTCAACTTCCTGAAGAACCCCAAACAGTACGAGGACCTGGGTGCTAAAATCCCCAAG GGAGCCATCTTGACGGGTCCTCCTGGAACAGGAAAGACTCTTCTGGCCAAAGCAACGGCCGGTGAGGCCAATGTACCATTTATCACCGTCAACGGCTCAGAGTTCCTGGAGATGTTTGTGGGCGTCGGTCCTGCCAgg GTTAGGGATCTGTTCGTCATGGCGAGAAAGAACGCTCCCTGCATTCTTTTCATCGACGAGATCGACGCCGTGGGGCGGAAGCGAGGACGAGGAAACTTCGGCGGACAGAGCGAGCAGGAGAACACGCTGAACCAGCTGCTGGTGGAGATGGACG GCTTCAACACAGCCACCAACGTTGTAGTTCTAGCAGGAACCAACAGACCCGACATACTGGACCCGGCTCTGATGAGACCCGGACGCTTCGACAGGCAGATCTATATCG GACATCCTGATATTAAAGGGCGAGCGTCCATCTTTAAAGTCCACCTGCGTCCTCTGAAGCTGGAGGTGGACTTGGACAAAGACGCTCTGGCCAGGAAGATGGCCGCCCTCACACCTGGATTCTCAG gtGCCGATATCGCCAACGTCTGTAATGAGGCGGCTCTGATCGCCGCTCGCCACCTTTCAGACGCCATCAACCAGAAACACTTTGAGCAGGCCATCGAGAGAGTGATCGGAG GTCTGGAGAAGAAGACTCAGGTGCTGCAgccggaggagaagaagacggTGGCGTATCACGAGGCGGGGCACGCTGTGGCAGGATGGTTCCTGGAGCACGCCGACCCTCTGCTGAAG GTGTCCATCATCCCCAGAGGGAAGGGTCTGGGTTACGCTCAGTACCTTCCCAGAGAGCAGTACCTGTACACCAAAGAGCAGCTGCTGGACCGCATGTGTATGACTCTGGGAGGCAGAGTCTCCGAGGAGATCTTCTTCGGTCGGATCACCACCGGAGCCCAGGACGACCTCCGAAAGGTCACGCAGAGCGCCTAcgcacag ATCGTTCAGTTCGGGATGAACGCGAAGGTGGGCCAGGTGTCCTTCGACCTCCCCCGGCAGGGTGAGATGGTTCTGGAGAAACCGTACAGCGAAGCCACGGCTCGTCTCATCGACACCGAGGTTCGAATTCTCATCAGCGAGGCGCACCAGAGAACCCACCGACTGCTAAGTGacaagaagccggaggtggagAAG GTGGCTCTGCGGCTGCTCGAGAAGGAGGTTCTGGATAAGAGCGAcatggtggagctgctgggtaAACGTCCATTCATAGAGAAGTCGACGTATGAAGACTTTGTGGAGGGAACCGGCAGCATGGACGAAGACACCACGCTGCCGGAGGGTCTGAAGGACTGGAACCAGGAGaggaaggacgaggaggagagccCGGAGGAGCAGGTGGCCCGGCAGATCTCTGGAGGAATGCCTTTCTAG
- the puf60a gene encoding poly(U)-binding-splicing factor PUF60a isoform X2 has protein sequence MAVTVSSGGPALIMENGQSTTKLGLLPLTPHQQEALQKMVSLSMGLGDALSPLQSVAAQRQRALAIMCRVYVGSIYYELGEDTIRQAFAPFGPIKSIDMSWDSVTMKHKGFAFVEYEMPEGAQLALEQMNSIVLGGRNIKVGRPSNIGQAQPIIDQLAVEARAFNRIYVASVHPDLSDDDIKSVFEAFGKIKSCMLVREPISGWHKGFGFVEYEKAQSALDAVSSMNLFDLGGQYLRVGKAVTPPLTLLTPPTTGGLPTAKNTDQESVGMSVLTALAGPVLLSQPPGGLPQAVMAAQAPGVITGVTPAPPGLPQVGFVNAVLALPPPPVASVGSEALRKEEEQQQRGGATEPLSEQESTVMVLRNMVGPHGVDDDLEAEVTEECGKFGRVKRVVIYRERQGEEDGADIIVKIFVEFSEAAEMNRAVRALNRRWFGGRKVIAEEYEQDHFDHRDL, from the exons ATGGCGGTCACCGTGTCCTCG GGAGGGCCGGCTCTCATCATGGAGAACGGACAGAGCACCACCAAGCTGGGCCTCCTGCCGCTCACCCCCCACCAGCAGGAGGCGCTGCAGAAg ATGGTGTCTCTGTCCATGGGTCTGGGTGACGCTCTGTCTCCTCTACAGTCG GTAGCAGCTCAGCGTCAGAGAGCTCTGGCCATCATGTGTCGAGTTTACGTGGGCTCCATCTACTACGAGCTGGGAGAGGACACCATCAGACAGGCCTTTGCTCCGTTTGGACCCATCAAAAGCATTGACATGTCTTGGGACTCTGTCACCATGAAGCACAAG GGTTTTGCCTTTGTAGAGTACGAGATGCCCGAGGGGGCTCAGCTGGCTCTGGAACAGATGAACTCCATCGTCCTGGGAGGCAGAAACATTAAG GTTGGGAGGCCCAGTAACATTGGCCAGGCTCAGCCAATCATCGACCAGCTGGCAGTAGAGGCGCGTGCCTTTAACAGGATCTACGTGGCATCGGTTCACCCCGACCTCTCCGACGATGATATCAAGAGTGTCTTCGAGGCCTTCGGAAAGATCAAGTCCTGCATGTTGGTCCGGGAGCCAATCAGCGGATGGCACAAGGGCTTCGGTTTCGTCG AGTACGAGAAGGCTCAGTCTGCTCTGGACGCCGTGTCCTCCATGAACCTGTTTGACCTGGGGGGCCAGTACCTGAGGGTGGGGAAGGCTGTGACTCCTCCCCTAACCCTCCTCACGCCGCCGACTACCGGAGGACTCCCCACCGCCAAGAACACTGATCAG GAGTCGGTTGGAATGTCGGTGCTCACAGCTCTGGCTGGACCGGTGCTCCTCTCTCAGCCGCCAGGAGGACTTCCTCAGGCGGTCATGGCTGCTCAGGCTCCAGGTGTCATCACAG GTGTGACCCCGGCTCCACCTGGACTGCCTCAGGTGGGTTTTGTGAATGCGGTGCTGGCTTTGCCCCCTCCACCGGTGGCATCTGTTGGCTCTGAGGCtctaaggaaagaggaggagcagcagcagaggggcGGAGCCACAGAGCCGCTCAGCGAGCAGGAG TCCACCGTCATGGTGCTGAGGAACATGGTCGGACCCCATGGCGTCGACGACGACCTGGAGGCAGAGGTCACCGAGGAGTGCGGCAAGTTCGGCCGGGTGAAGCGCGTCGTCATCTACCGGGAGCGCCAGGGCGAGGAGGACGGCGCCGACATCATCGTCAAAATCTTTGTGGAATTTTCTGAGGCGGCCGAGATGAACCGAGCCGTCCGGGCGCTGAACCGCCGCTGGTTTGGAGGCCGGAAGGTGATCGCCGAGGAATACGAGCAGGACCACTTTGACCACAGGGACCTgtag
- the puf60a gene encoding poly(U)-binding-splicing factor PUF60a isoform X3, with amino-acid sequence MAVTVSSGGPALIMENGQSTTKLGLLPLTPHQQEALQKSVAAQRQRALAIMCRVYVGSIYYELGEDTIRQAFAPFGPIKSIDMSWDSVTMKHKGFAFVEYEMPEGAQLALEQMNSIVLGGRNIKVGRPSNIGQAQPIIDQLAVEARAFNRIYVASVHPDLSDDDIKSVFEAFGKIKSCMLVREPISGWHKGFGFVEYEKAQSALDAVSSMNLFDLGGQYLRVGKAVTPPLTLLTPPTTGGLPTAKNTDQESVGMSVLTALAGPVLLSQPPGGLPQAVMAAQAPGVITGVTPAPPGLPQVGFVNAVLALPPPPVASVGSEALRKEEEQQQRGGATEPLSEQESTVMVLRNMVGPHGVDDDLEAEVTEECGKFGRVKRVVIYRERQGEEDGADIIVKIFVEFSEAAEMNRAVRALNRRWFGGRKVIAEEYEQDHFDHRDL; translated from the exons ATGGCGGTCACCGTGTCCTCG GGAGGGCCGGCTCTCATCATGGAGAACGGACAGAGCACCACCAAGCTGGGCCTCCTGCCGCTCACCCCCCACCAGCAGGAGGCGCTGCAGAAg TCG GTAGCAGCTCAGCGTCAGAGAGCTCTGGCCATCATGTGTCGAGTTTACGTGGGCTCCATCTACTACGAGCTGGGAGAGGACACCATCAGACAGGCCTTTGCTCCGTTTGGACCCATCAAAAGCATTGACATGTCTTGGGACTCTGTCACCATGAAGCACAAG GGTTTTGCCTTTGTAGAGTACGAGATGCCCGAGGGGGCTCAGCTGGCTCTGGAACAGATGAACTCCATCGTCCTGGGAGGCAGAAACATTAAG GTTGGGAGGCCCAGTAACATTGGCCAGGCTCAGCCAATCATCGACCAGCTGGCAGTAGAGGCGCGTGCCTTTAACAGGATCTACGTGGCATCGGTTCACCCCGACCTCTCCGACGATGATATCAAGAGTGTCTTCGAGGCCTTCGGAAAGATCAAGTCCTGCATGTTGGTCCGGGAGCCAATCAGCGGATGGCACAAGGGCTTCGGTTTCGTCG AGTACGAGAAGGCTCAGTCTGCTCTGGACGCCGTGTCCTCCATGAACCTGTTTGACCTGGGGGGCCAGTACCTGAGGGTGGGGAAGGCTGTGACTCCTCCCCTAACCCTCCTCACGCCGCCGACTACCGGAGGACTCCCCACCGCCAAGAACACTGATCAG GAGTCGGTTGGAATGTCGGTGCTCACAGCTCTGGCTGGACCGGTGCTCCTCTCTCAGCCGCCAGGAGGACTTCCTCAGGCGGTCATGGCTGCTCAGGCTCCAGGTGTCATCACAG GTGTGACCCCGGCTCCACCTGGACTGCCTCAGGTGGGTTTTGTGAATGCGGTGCTGGCTTTGCCCCCTCCACCGGTGGCATCTGTTGGCTCTGAGGCtctaaggaaagaggaggagcagcagcagaggggcGGAGCCACAGAGCCGCTCAGCGAGCAGGAG TCCACCGTCATGGTGCTGAGGAACATGGTCGGACCCCATGGCGTCGACGACGACCTGGAGGCAGAGGTCACCGAGGAGTGCGGCAAGTTCGGCCGGGTGAAGCGCGTCGTCATCTACCGGGAGCGCCAGGGCGAGGAGGACGGCGCCGACATCATCGTCAAAATCTTTGTGGAATTTTCTGAGGCGGCCGAGATGAACCGAGCCGTCCGGGCGCTGAACCGCCGCTGGTTTGGAGGCCGGAAGGTGATCGCCGAGGAATACGAGCAGGACCACTTTGACCACAGGGACCTgtag
- the puf60a gene encoding poly(U)-binding-splicing factor PUF60a isoform X1 has product MAVTVSSGGPALIMENGQSTTKLGLLPLTPHQQEALQKAKKYCMEQSINSVLIKQTQQLSSLQMVSLSMGLGDALSPLQSVAAQRQRALAIMCRVYVGSIYYELGEDTIRQAFAPFGPIKSIDMSWDSVTMKHKGFAFVEYEMPEGAQLALEQMNSIVLGGRNIKVGRPSNIGQAQPIIDQLAVEARAFNRIYVASVHPDLSDDDIKSVFEAFGKIKSCMLVREPISGWHKGFGFVEYEKAQSALDAVSSMNLFDLGGQYLRVGKAVTPPLTLLTPPTTGGLPTAKNTDQESVGMSVLTALAGPVLLSQPPGGLPQAVMAAQAPGVITGVTPAPPGLPQVGFVNAVLALPPPPVASVGSEALRKEEEQQQRGGATEPLSEQESTVMVLRNMVGPHGVDDDLEAEVTEECGKFGRVKRVVIYRERQGEEDGADIIVKIFVEFSEAAEMNRAVRALNRRWFGGRKVIAEEYEQDHFDHRDL; this is encoded by the exons ATGGCGGTCACCGTGTCCTCG GGAGGGCCGGCTCTCATCATGGAGAACGGACAGAGCACCACCAAGCTGGGCCTCCTGCCGCTCACCCCCCACCAGCAGGAGGCGCTGCAGAAg GCTAAGAAGTACTGCATGGAGCAGAGCATCAACAGTGTTCTCATCAAACAGACTCAGCAGCTCAGCAGCCTGCAG ATGGTGTCTCTGTCCATGGGTCTGGGTGACGCTCTGTCTCCTCTACAGTCG GTAGCAGCTCAGCGTCAGAGAGCTCTGGCCATCATGTGTCGAGTTTACGTGGGCTCCATCTACTACGAGCTGGGAGAGGACACCATCAGACAGGCCTTTGCTCCGTTTGGACCCATCAAAAGCATTGACATGTCTTGGGACTCTGTCACCATGAAGCACAAG GGTTTTGCCTTTGTAGAGTACGAGATGCCCGAGGGGGCTCAGCTGGCTCTGGAACAGATGAACTCCATCGTCCTGGGAGGCAGAAACATTAAG GTTGGGAGGCCCAGTAACATTGGCCAGGCTCAGCCAATCATCGACCAGCTGGCAGTAGAGGCGCGTGCCTTTAACAGGATCTACGTGGCATCGGTTCACCCCGACCTCTCCGACGATGATATCAAGAGTGTCTTCGAGGCCTTCGGAAAGATCAAGTCCTGCATGTTGGTCCGGGAGCCAATCAGCGGATGGCACAAGGGCTTCGGTTTCGTCG AGTACGAGAAGGCTCAGTCTGCTCTGGACGCCGTGTCCTCCATGAACCTGTTTGACCTGGGGGGCCAGTACCTGAGGGTGGGGAAGGCTGTGACTCCTCCCCTAACCCTCCTCACGCCGCCGACTACCGGAGGACTCCCCACCGCCAAGAACACTGATCAG GAGTCGGTTGGAATGTCGGTGCTCACAGCTCTGGCTGGACCGGTGCTCCTCTCTCAGCCGCCAGGAGGACTTCCTCAGGCGGTCATGGCTGCTCAGGCTCCAGGTGTCATCACAG GTGTGACCCCGGCTCCACCTGGACTGCCTCAGGTGGGTTTTGTGAATGCGGTGCTGGCTTTGCCCCCTCCACCGGTGGCATCTGTTGGCTCTGAGGCtctaaggaaagaggaggagcagcagcagaggggcGGAGCCACAGAGCCGCTCAGCGAGCAGGAG TCCACCGTCATGGTGCTGAGGAACATGGTCGGACCCCATGGCGTCGACGACGACCTGGAGGCAGAGGTCACCGAGGAGTGCGGCAAGTTCGGCCGGGTGAAGCGCGTCGTCATCTACCGGGAGCGCCAGGGCGAGGAGGACGGCGCCGACATCATCGTCAAAATCTTTGTGGAATTTTCTGAGGCGGCCGAGATGAACCGAGCCGTCCGGGCGCTGAACCGCCGCTGGTTTGGAGGCCGGAAGGTGATCGCCGAGGAATACGAGCAGGACCACTTTGACCACAGGGACCTgtag